One segment of Danaus plexippus chromosome 10, MEX_DaPlex, whole genome shotgun sequence DNA contains the following:
- the LOC116767122 gene encoding uncharacterized protein LOC116767122 gives MDRLNQIRSEAGSSQDLTLDTSSPLSEAFLSANESSSKYFSLSEVDSTFGISPAKDSISTEAERTLTADTNLIPQLSPIPKRELDSYKIGKQIEAANILSGGVNIFDDNDNSYDGDELVIDDNVVEEEKSPSELKLDENAVLDDKAEVLESLDDEVIPSKDTEVVLQIDGNNVHAIDIGNGLYLYRKAGEEDLAALQMIDDDQQQPSFKFLKVRENAEGNLEVYEEIEVEVTKEVPIKEGEIPTEKSSHVPIKDISKVINEPSSSKTVDNTIKTPKKELSFTNDVAVEPNVDASDPKVEVSFNGKMKFNESRKSPVIGTYTPMTYHSTPNKEGIPLTKTMVDQQLHPSRHTDNVKKTIEVHTESPKQKLFETQSKTKKSVNETLSPSEDIKESDSLNKKIHNKIEDSTNMQLSQTEQSELSEKLTENDLQLSNNINEISVNEPSSVDIEKEIVDNSEVAIIKPNNDNAVLAKVTPDIELLSDNSKIMEQCETEENSMDEMTETDKNQHKDDDKQTDNIDEGIQQAQTNKVIKETESPKNLCDDEGESHLTIDDTKIITTSEPNEEVPEKDNAEISTNNIVPIEVLAQENNTEELVTASTEYLNDGNKIVIDKSSNQIIDDKELNKETNDTDLELNKGNETKNEIVEDIDVNKVLILTKKSEEVISENVNNLIENTEEVISDSNSKQGLHSNNTENVKKSPEISENCNIQKVDNDSENTSNSIKKYQNEVIENINKNETDEMKICTHQEDTSGPENNCKNETAVKKIVTSKNVEVNSVATEKNKIISEPKTVSLELPIRENPVNNTTSNAVTEQKTTDIEKCPGDIKQGVNVNDANKKLVDKQDSLKSSVEQVEIKSKPVVAKAINNNSAVPFGKWTEANRQEFLNKIKETKIPTNNSNTKQLKQPNDLNRRDVLKKIDSQRQSNIISLNKGFDTSLQPKLNTKVDSAVFVSKSVMVQQSSSVDTTVTAPNIQNSKVKSAISVKPKQDDSKNSLSTATKNVKRKEINNQDLIDKTIEDIINRSITGKVSENTHEKPTVLETQNTKTCPVSLDEIEMKMNDIHGVASTETTIYQQTYSNKPHVKSDTVKAKKAEKVPHLLPFKNKVHSKNLKDNARDDTSDDEIIEHEPITGDLESNKKGFTLLPMKNKSPESKKETIITEKDFDKFARRNSITYENCLTVSFDGKESHNVIQTVVEKDPPVKKLSRNELMLAESKAKSTNKHLNMPMRSNTQNSRIPTLVKAGNDDDAYNKNSHSKVQIAYQTALTAKRNLECPITIIEDKPVKVVFMDSNSEFTPSQLNVQGQELSPPKADSEISIHSTSESLDSDVLDSCKNQDEIKIKSKHQRKQVLTPVEEPEIELIEPVDLGIRVSLKKKRRCEEKVEKHSKNVVPKKSYLLNRNVNDEKLSNKTHDFTKKCDKVEKETEKRSDQFIGHTDTISAIDNLVKAAELIETQSENKSSDVVQTPEQPSNTPVKRGRGRPRKYPLVESGTDTNKTPTPQKKPRLIDAKVTKKDSTDSDDSSDDVIIKENWTMGKINENIVCPICNKLFRSENVVFKHVKHCPGPSPNRSDSDKRSPVRLRRSQDSDRDSSISNFSDSDEEIIPRSRRSRYASSKLANDNDVIVIEDTPIKEKPEHEDKETNQMSKKCNIKMKPQLCKTHNLICEFCGKTFRQLSYLVNHKMQHHKKDNDKNSDTEPANKTVFSCEVCKKDFRKLHHLVKHRLIHNSNANNVRITRKSSSDQHPSNQQPLKHRDDKKSSNDASAGFRCEPCDKSFRKLHHLVEHRDTHDGINKKSSATSISSGSNVNESVNLTATYNCDTCKKVYKKLQDLLEHKEMHFETSSEKSDDKSVKSSLSTKDIIHECSLCYMVFPNEHSLNKHTIICLRKKKQSAAKAAKQALEKGTLEGDNIVISENEDDESPKNTQEINDIQISKTEVEETVIPDQEVKITDALKASPENKVEGHIIKRKLSLHADVSDLQSKTDNKAVVIKQEEALTQPVEDFVKPPKVKKTEIEECIVIPDTPTPKKKILVKDKEKLVPTIKKNKTVSYPTLPVAKETKAAESSDDDDIRYMLNPNFKAEETAEGKVFMKVRAKKRNSLQIERPNSKDLVKRRISLQHPPKIPRLKARAVETKPVVDSKSEKPVKLSVKQTVSSTDSDDSDVKYSFPDPDTTEANKDKKKKQTVATKRKSGNAVAKRKSLGKHKLATPKTRKRTSEVEHRCDCGQLFSSAALLSRHTTLAHTPPRIRRRRSPPPEITKKTPKAKPKQAKRKSDVTNPNTVTKGVGTRKSSVNNSDAKVTSDATKKYEFSGKSLRSSAIRVPVFDKMKKVIDKTKK, from the exons GACGATGATCAACAACAGCCTagctttaagtttttaaaagtgCG tgaAAATGCTGAAGGGAATTTAGAAGTGTATGAAGAAATTGAAGTAGAAGTAACTAAAGAAGtg ccTATAAAAGAAGGGGAGATTCCTACTGAGAAATCTTCTCATGTGCCTATAAAGGATATAagtaaagttataaatgaacCATCGAGTAGTAAAACTGttgataatacaattaaaacacCAAAGAAAGAACTAAGTTTTACTAATGATGTAGCCGTTGAACCTAATGTTGATGCGTCAGATCCTAAAGTAGAAGTGAGCTTCAATGGTAAAATGAAGTTTAATGAATCTCGTAAATCACCGGTAATAGGCACCTATACACCAATGACATATCACTCAACACCCAATAAAGAGGGTATACCTTTGACTAAAACAATGGTAGATCAGCAATTGCATCCGAGTCGACATACAGACAATGTTAAGAAAACAATCGAAGTACACACAGAAAGTCCAAAACAGAAATTGTTTGAAACACAAAGTAAGACAAAGAAATCAGTCAATGAAACACTCTCTCCTAGTGAGGATATAAAAGAATctgattcattaaataaaaaaatacacaataaaattGAGGATTCAACAAATATGCAATTGTCTCAAACTGAACAATCAGAGCTGAGTGAGAAATTGACTGAAAATGATCTTCAATTgtccaataatataaatgaaataagtgTCAATGAACCTAGTTCAGTtgatatagaaaaagaaattgttGATAATTCTGAGGTTGCTATTATAAAACCAAACAATGATAATGCTGTCTTAGCCAAAGTTACTCCTGACATTGAATTGCTATCagataatagtaaaataatggAACAATGTGAAACGGAAGAAAATTCAATGGACGAAATGACAGAAACTGATAAAAATCAACATAAAGATGATGataaacagacagacaataTTGATGAAGGCATCCAACAAGCACAGactaataaagtaataaaggaAACAGAATCACCAAAGAATCTTTGTGATGATGAAGGTGAAAGCCACTTGACAATTGatgatacaaaaattatcacaACAAGTGAGCCAAATGAAGAAGTTCCGGAGAAAGACAATGCAGAAATTTCCACCAATAACATTGTCCCTATAGAAGTACTTGcacaagaaaataatacagaaGAATTAGTTACAGCATCCACTGAGTACCTCAATGATGGaaacaaaattgtaattgATAAATCTAGTAACCAGATCATAGACGATAAGGAAttaaacaaagaaacaaaTGATACTGatttggaattaaataaaggaaatGAAACAAAGAATGAAATAGTTGAGGATATTGATGTAAACAAAGTATTGATACTTACAAAAAAGTCTGAAGAAGTAATCTCAGAGAATGTTAACAACCTAATAGAAAACACTGAAGAAGTCATTAGCGATAGTAATAGCAAACAAGGTTTACACAGTAATAACACGGAAAATGTTAAGAAGTCACCAGAAATTTCAGAAAACTGTAATATTCAAAAAGTTGACAATGATTCAGAAAATACTTCAAAttctataaagaaatatcaaaatgaGGTCATTGAGAATATCAACAAAAACGAAActgatgaaatgaaaatttgtaCACATCAAGAAGATACAAGTGGTCCTGAAAATAACTGTAAGAATGAAACGGCTGTTAAGAAAATTGTAACTAGTAAAAATGTTGAAGTTAATTCTGTCGCtacggaaaaaaataaaattatttctgaacCAAAAACTGTCTCGTTAGAATTACCTATACGTGAAAATCCAGTTAACAATACAACTAGCAACGCTGTGACTGAACAGAAAACAACGGATATTGAAAAATGTCCTGGAGATATCAAGCAAGGAGTGAATGTTAATGATGCAAATAAAAAGCTGGTTGACAAACAAGATAGCTTAAAATCTAGTGTCGAacaagttgaaataaaatctaagcCAGTAGTAGCTAAagcaataaacaataatagtgCAGTGCCATTTGGAAAATGGACTGAGGCTAATAGGCaagaatttctaaataaaatcaaagaaacaaaaatcccaacaaataattcaaacacaaaacaattaaaacaacCAAATGATTTGAATAGAAGGGACGTTTTAAAGAAGATTGATAGCCAAAGACAgtctaatattatttcactcaACAAGGGATTTGATACAAGCTTGCAgccaaaattaaatacaaaagtcGATTCAGCTGTATTTGTGAGTAAAAGTGTCATGGTTCAACAATCTTCCTCCGTTGATACCACAGTAACAGCTCCTAATATCCAAAATTCTAAAGTGAAATCTGCAATAAGTGTAAAACCCAAGCAAGACGATAGTAAAAACTCACTATCCACAGCTACTAAAAAcgtaaaaagaaaagaaataaacaatcaaGATTTGATAGATAAGACCATagaagatattattaataggtCGATTACCGGCAAAGTATCTGAAAATACTCATGAAAAGCCGACAGTCCTAGAAACACAGAATACAAAAACATGTCCGGTTTCTTTAGATGAAATCGAAATGAAGATGAATGATATACATGGTGTTGCAAGCACAGAAACAACAATTTATCAACAGACCTATTCTAATAAGCCGCATGTAAAATCGGACACAGTTAAAGCTAAAAAAGCCGAAAAAGTGCCTCACCTGttgccatttaaaaataaggtcCATTCAAAAAATTTGAAAGACAATGCACGTGATGATACGTCTGACGACGAAATAATAGAGCACGAGCCGATAACTGGAGATcttgaaagtaataaaaagggTTTTACATTATTGCccatgaaaaataaatcgcCGGAATCCAAAAAAGAAACTATAATAACGGAGAAAGATTTTGACAAATTTGCTAGAAGAAATTCCATAACCTACGAAAACTGTTTGACAGTGAGCTTCGACGGCAAGGAATCACATAACGTCATCCAAACAGTAGTTGAGAAAGATCCGCCGGTTAAGAAGTTATCTCGAAATGAATTAATGCTGGCCGAATCTAAAGCTAAATCGACAAACAAACATCTCAATATGCCTATGCGTTCTAATACCCAAAATAGTAGAATACCTACTTTAGTGAAGGCTGGAAACGATGACGATGCCTACAATAAAAATAGCCACTCTAAAGTTCAAATAGCATATCAAACAGCATTAACAGCTAAACGTAATTTGGAATGTCCCATTACAATTATCGAAGATAAGCCTgttaaagttgtttttatgGACTCGAATTCCGAATTCACTCCGTCACAGCTTAACGTCCAAGGACAAGAATTGTCACCACCTAAAGCTGATTCGGAAATATCAATTCACAGCACTTCAGAATCGTTGGATTCAGATGTGCTGGATTCATGTAAAAATCaagatgaaattaaaataaagagtaAACATCAAAGGAAACAGGTGTTGACACCGGTAGAGGAACCGGAAATTGAATTGATTGAACCAGTAGATTTAGGTATTCGTGTCTCCCTAAAGAAAAAACGGAGATGTGAAGAAAAAGTTGAGAAGCATTCTAAGAATGTCGTGCCAAAGAAGTCATATTTACTCAATCGTAATGTCAACGATGAaaagctttcaaataaaacccacgactttacaaaaaaatgtgataaagTCGAAAAAGAGACTGAAAAAAGAAGTGATCAATTCATAGGACATACAGATACAATTTCAGCAATTGATAATTTGGTTAAAGCAGCGGAGCTGATTGAGACTCAGTCGGAAAATAAAAGTAGCGATGTTGTACAAACTCCTGAGCAACCATCGAACACACCAGTAAAGAGGGGACGTGGGCGTCCAAGAAAATACCCACTAGTAGAATCGGGAACTGACACGAATAAGACACCGACTCCACAAAAGAAACCGAGACTGATTGATGCTAAAGTTACTAAAAAGGATAGTACGGACTCAGATGACAGTAGCGatgatgttattataaaggaaaattGGACGATGGgcaaaataaacgaaaatatagTGTGTCCGATTTGCAACAAGCTATTCAGATCAGAGAACGTTGTGTTTAAACACGTGAAACACTGTCCAGGACCATCACCTAACAGATCTGATTCAGATAAAAGAAGCCCAGTAAGGCTTAGACGTTCACAAGATTCTGATAGAGATTCAAGTATATCAAACTTTAGTGATAGCGACGAGGAAATCATACCTCGCAGTCGCAGGTCAAGATACGCCTCCTCCAAATTGGCTAATGACAATGatgttatagtaattgaaGATACACCGATAAAAGAAAAACCAGAACATGAAGACAAAGAAACAAATCAGATGTCCAAAAAgtgtaacattaaaatgaaaccgCAGCTATGTAAGACTCATAATCTTATTTGCGAATTTTGTGGAAAGACATTTAGACAACTGTCTTACTTGGTTAACCATAAAATGCAACATCACAAAAAAGACAACGATAAAAACTCAGATACTGAGCCTGCAAATAAAACCGTCTTTAGTTGCGAGGTTTGTAAAAAAGATTTCCGGAAATTGCATCATTTAGTGAAGCACAGATTGATACACAACAGTAACGCTAATAATGTTAGAATAACAAGAAAAAGTTCATCCGATCAACATCCGAGCAACCAACAACCTTTGAAACATCGAGACGACAAGAAATCCAGCAACGACGCGAGCGCAGGCTTCAGATGTGAACCATGCGATAAATCCTTTAGGAAACTACATCATCTCGTAGAACACAGAGACACCCATGACGGTATCAATAAGAAATCTTCAGCCACATCAATATCAAGCGGCTCTAATGTTAATGAATCGGTTAATCTCACCGCGACGTATAACTGTGACACTTGCAAAAAAGTCTACAAAAAATTGCAAGATTTATTAGAACACAAAGAAATGCATTTCGAAACGAGTTCCGAAAAGTCTGATGACAAAAGCGTTAAAAGTTCTCTTTCCACTAAAGATATTATTCATGAATGTTCACTATGTTATATGGTTTTCCCCAACGAACACTCATTGAACAAACATACTATTATATGTTTGAGGAAGAAAAAGCAAAGTGCAGCTAAAGCTGCGAAGCAAGCTTTGGAAAAAGGAACGTTGGAAGGGGACAATATTGTGATTAGTGAAAACGAAGACGACGAATCTCCCAAAAATACGCAGGAAATTAATGACATTCAAATATCTAAAACTGAAGTCGAAGAAACAGTTATACCTGATCAAGAAGTTAAAATAACAGACGCTCTTAAAGCGTCACCTGAAAATAAAGTGGAAggacatattataaaacgaaaacTTTCCTTACATGCTGATGTTTCGGATTTGCAGTCCAAAACAGATAACAAGGCAGTTGTTATTAAACAAGAAGAAGCATTAACACAACCTGTTGAAGATTTCGTGAAACCACCGAAAGTAAAGAAAACGGAAATTGAAGAATGTATTGTCATTCCGGATACACCTACCCCCAAAAAGAAGATTTTGGTGAAAGATAAAGAAAAGCTCGTTCCAACGATCAAAAAGAATAAAACGGTTTCCTATCCCACATTACCAGTTGCCAAAGAAACGAAAGCTGCGGAATCTAGTGACGATGATGATATCCGATATATGCTCAATCCGAACTTTAAAGCTGAGGAAACTGCCGAGGGAAAAGTATTCATGAAAGTCAGGGCCAAGAAAAGGAACTCGTTACAAATTGAGAGGCCGAATTCTAAAGATTTAGTTAAAAGGAGAATATCATTGCAACACCCACCTAAAATACCACGGCTGAAGGCGAGAGCTGTAGAAACTAAACCCGTTGTTGACTCCAAAAGTGAAAAACCTGTTAAATTGTCTGTGAAACAAACGGTATCCTCTACGGATTCTGACGACAGCGATGTCAAATATTCTTTCCCCGATCCAGACACAACAGAAGCAAAcaaagataaaaagaaaaagcaaACTGTAGCTACAAAGAGGAAGTCAGGTAACGCTGTCGCCAAAAGGAAGTCTCTAGGCAAACACAAACTGGCTACTCCCAAAACAAGAAAAC GTACATCTGAAGTCGAGCACCGATGTGATTGTGGTCAATTGTTCAGTAGCGCGGCCTTACTATCGCGACATACGACCCTCGCACACACGCCGCCTCGGATACGCCGACGACGATCGCCGCCTCCGGAAATTACCAAAAAGACCCCGAAAGCCAAACCCAAACAGGCGAAAAGaaagagtgacgtcaccaACCCCAATACCGTCACGAAAGGCGTCGGCACAAGAAAATCTAGTGTTAATAATAGTGATGCAAAAGTTACTAGTGACGCTACCAAGAAGTACGAGTTCAGTGGAAAATCGCTTAGAAGCTCAGCTATAAGAGTGCCTGTATTTGATAAGATGAAAAAAGTTATCGATAAAACGAAAAAGTAA